CGTGGGCCGTCACGACCTATCCCGCCGAGCACTACATGCTGGTCCTGTGGGATCACGGCGGCGCGTGGATCGGGCAGGCCAGCGACGAAGAATCGGGCAATGACCTCGACCTGCCGGATCTCGTCAGCGCCCTGGACCAGACAATCGCGGCGACGGGCATCGACAAGTTCGACGTGATCGCGTTCGACATGTGCCTGATGGGCCAGCTCGAAGTGCTCGAAACGGTCGCGCCCTACGCCGACTATGGCATCGCGTCGGAGGAGAGCATCCCCGGCCCCGGCTACTTCTACGTGTTTTTGGACGAGCTGGTCAACGACCCGTCGCTGGACGGGCGGGCCTTGTCCACCGCGACCGTCGATTACTACATGCAGTACTACGACGAGGTCGATCCCGATCCCGATAACTACTACGGGCTGTCGGTGGTGGACTTCAGCCAGTCCTCGACGATGATCTCGGCTCTCGACGCGTTTTCGAGTACGGTGCAGGCCAACCCGCAGGCCGTGTTGAGCGCCATCGCGGATGCGCGCAACAACACCATCGGCTACGGCGGCTACGACGACCCGCAGTACTACGACATCTGGTCGTCCGTCGACCTGTACGAGTTCGCGCAGCTTCTGGACGGCATCACCACCTCGCCCGAACTTCAGCAGGCGTCCCAGGGCGTGATGGACGCGGTCGAGTCGTACGTTGTCTACGACCGGCACAACGACCGGCTGGACGGCTCGCACGGCGTGGCGATCTACTTCCCGCGCAACCGGAAATCGTACGAGCGCGCCCAGCTCAGCGAACGCTACCCGGCGGAAGTCCCGGCCAGCATGGCGTCGTGGATCGCGTTCATCGATACGTTCCACGGGACCGCCGTCGAAACGGTGACGACCGCGCCGACCGTGCAGGTGGTCAGCGTCTATCCCACCCAGAGCAGTATTTACGAGCCTGCCGTGATCACGCTGGACGTGTCCGGGCGTGATATCCTCCAGGTCAACTACGCCGTCGCGCGCCTGACCGACCAGGGCCGCGTCGTGCTCGACTTCGACTACCTCGTGTCGCGCTCGACGACGCCGACCGGGGCGGACATCGTGGATTGGTCCAACGGCGTGACGACGCGCACCTTCGCGTGGGATGCGGAAGTGCCGCAGCTTACCGACGGCACGACGGCGACCTACGCGCTGATGATCCCCAACCGCGATAACCCGGATCTGGCCGTGGTCAACGGCCTCTACACGCCGCTGAACGGCGAGCCGGTCGAAGCGCAGTTGGTGTTCAACCTGAACACGCGCGTGGCGACGGCGCTGTGGGTCTTCACCGAGACGCCGAGCGGCACGGTACAGCCGTCCGAGGCAGCGTACCAGCCGGGCGATACCTTCCAGCCGCTGCTGGTCACACTTGACGAGAATAATCAGCTTTCCGGCAGCACCTACGGCGACACGCTCACCTTCGACCGCGAGCAGCCGGTGCGCTTCGACAAGGTCCCCGCGCCGGATGGCGAGTATTCGATCAGCTTCGTCGCGGAAAACGTCGCGGGCGACACGACGCTGGACGAGACGATCCTTAACGTTGTGAACAACGGGCTCGATCCGTCGCTGCGCGGCTACACCGACCTGACGTACGGGATTAACTTCCTGTACCCGGCTGCGTGGATTCGCCCCCGCTTCTCGCCGGATGGCAAGCGGTTGTTCACGGCGGACCTGGAAACCACGACGCTGATGAGCCTCTTTCCGTACACGGACGTGAGCAGCGCCCAGGAGACGGGTGAAGCGGTCAAGGCGAGCTGGGGCGATCTGCAGGATCTGCAGGTGAGCAACGAGCGCGAGGTGGACGTCAACGGGCTGCCCGCTTACGTGGCCGACTACACGTACACCTTCAACGGCGAGGCGCGCGTGGGTGCGGTGGTGGCGATCTACGTGCCCGATCAGAACGTGGGCTACGGCTTCGACATCGACGCGCCCGCATCCGCGCCCGACGCAGCCCTGACCGCGCTGAACGCGCTGGTCGCCAGCATCAACTTCTTCTCCCCGCAGGACATCCAGGGCCAGAGCGCGTGGCAGACCGTCAGCGCGGCCAACGGCCTCGTGTCCTTCCCGGTCCCGACGGGGTGGGTGCAGGAAACCAACGCTGGCTGGACGCTGTATGGCCCGTTGGACGACGAGAGCGTGTTCATCGCGCTGACGAACGCCGATGCCTCCGGCGCGACCAACCAGGAGCTGGCCGAGTACTGGATCGCGCAGCTTGAAGGCAGCGTCTCGAACTTCCAGGTATCCGCCTCGGAGCCGTACTACATCGGCGAAACCGAGTGGCATCTGGTGGTGTTCACCTATGACGACGCCGGTACGCCGGTGGCGGGCGCGTTCTTCGCGGCGTCGGTCGGCGCGCAGGACTACACGTTCTGGATCGAAGCGCCCGACGCGCAGTTCGATCAGCTCTACGCCGACGTGTTCTCGGTGTCGCTGGGCGGTTTCACGTTCAACGCCGCGCCGGACGTGACGCCGGTCGAGCCGGAGGCGGGTGAGGTCACCGAGACGGCGACGGAAGCCCCGACCGACGCGCCGGCCCCGGAACCAACCGAGGCTGCGACGGCGGC
This sequence is a window from Aggregatilinea lenta. Protein-coding genes within it:
- a CDS encoding clostripain-related cysteine peptidase: MWQGKRLRLWLWTWLIIAALALPTAAPAQAASRSAQSDPALSLRMNADGADSVFEQQADYMNQWMASRPSRPPVDPIAQQQTTAAWTVMVYIAADNNLEVAGLVDITEMEAVGSSEDVNIVVQIDRSEDYTTLEGDWTDARRYYIQQDDDVDSISSPVVEQLGEIDSGDPGSVADFATWAVTTYPAEHYMLVLWDHGGAWIGQASDEESGNDLDLPDLVSALDQTIAATGIDKFDVIAFDMCLMGQLEVLETVAPYADYGIASEESIPGPGYFYVFLDELVNDPSLDGRALSTATVDYYMQYYDEVDPDPDNYYGLSVVDFSQSSTMISALDAFSSTVQANPQAVLSAIADARNNTIGYGGYDDPQYYDIWSSVDLYEFAQLLDGITTSPELQQASQGVMDAVESYVVYDRHNDRLDGSHGVAIYFPRNRKSYERAQLSERYPAEVPASMASWIAFIDTFHGTAVETVTTAPTVQVVSVYPTQSSIYEPAVITLDVSGRDILQVNYAVARLTDQGRVVLDFDYLVSRSTTPTGADIVDWSNGVTTRTFAWDAEVPQLTDGTTATYALMIPNRDNPDLAVVNGLYTPLNGEPVEAQLVFNLNTRVATALWVFTETPSGTVQPSEAAYQPGDTFQPLLVTLDENNQLSGSTYGDTLTFDREQPVRFDKVPAPDGEYSISFVAENVAGDTTLDETILNVVNNGLDPSLRGYTDLTYGINFLYPAAWIRPRFSPDGKRLFTADLETTTLMSLFPYTDVSSAQETGEAVKASWGDLQDLQVSNEREVDVNGLPAYVADYTYTFNGEARVGAVVAIYVPDQNVGYGFDIDAPASAPDAALTALNALVASINFFSPQDIQGQSAWQTVSAANGLVSFPVPTGWVQETNAGWTLYGPLDDESVFIALTNADASGATNQELAEYWIAQLEGSVSNFQVSASEPYYIGETEWHLVVFTYDDAGTPVAGAFFAASVGAQDYTFWIEAPDAQFDQLYADVFSVSLGGFTFNAAPDVTPVEPEAGEVTETATEAPTDAPAPEPTEAATAAPTVAPTPEPTEVGTAVPTEAATESSIGSLVG